Within Caloenas nicobarica isolate bCalNic1 chromosome 20, bCalNic1.hap1, whole genome shotgun sequence, the genomic segment ACGGTGTCTTCCTCTTCTCAGCACGATTTTTATCACAGTGGGTCGACGTCTGCGACCGGCGTTTTGTGGCTCAGGATCCGTGCCCTACAGAGCAGCCAAAGAAAAGGTGAGATGCACAACAGACGGCAGTAAGTCATCCTGTGCGAAATAaagcagctccccagcacccacagctgcGCTTGGGATCTCGTCTTCATCCTTCTGCTGAGTGGAGGAGTCCTTGCCCCACTCTGGGGCTGGACACCAGAGGTTTTGTCATTCCTCTTGCTCTGCTTGTGGTGCAGGACACGGCTGTGGAaaagcagctgcctctgcccgAGTGGGCTGCTGGAAAGGGTGGTTGGCTGGTGGGTGTGCGCTGCGCTGATTACTCAGCCCCTGCCGGGCAGCGCAGCCCTCGTGTGCCCCACGAGCACTTGGCTGCTGCGTGCACCTGCTTCCCGAGCCGGCTGCCGGCGCGGTTTTGTGCGAGCACGGTCTGCCGCCGGGCTCGTCCCGCTCTCTGTGCGTGCTGCCTCGGTGTGGGAGGAGCAGGCGGGTGCCCTCAACTCGCAGCCGAAGGCGGAAGCTCTTTGGGGTTTGCTGTTGATGCTTGAGACTTTTATAGAGGTGCAGCATCTGAGCTGAGGCGCTCGCTGCTGGACTGATGCAGGCGTATAAAGGCAGAGCTGGGTCTTCCCCTAGGGCTCAGTCCGGGGCAGCCCAGGAAGTTTTTGGTTGCCGTATGGAAGATAACGCCAAGCACGTCCAGCCCATCCCACTCCCAGCCATGCAGCAGAACTTGAACTACGTGTACCCCCAGATCTTTTGGGTGGACGGCTGTGCCAACACAAGTGCTTCCTGCCCCTCAGCACCCCCCGTCGCTCCTCTTCCACCACCAGTACCTGACCGGAGGAGAAAACCAAGGAACAACAGGGAAAGGAGGAGTGTCGGCTTCCTGGTGGTCTCCTTGCTGATCCTGGTGGCCCTCACTGGAGTGGGGCTGAGCATGTTTCAGATTTTCCACCTGGAGAAGGAACTGGCTGAACTCAGAGAGGTGAGATCTGCCTGGCTGCTCACAGGGGCTCTGGgcaaacaggggaaaaaagaagaacttaAAATTGGGTCTGAGGTGCTCAGGTGGTGTAAAACTCCCCAAGGGGCAGGCTGGTTAGAAGTCTGCCACGGCAGTGTAAGTGGGGTTGCTTAGTACTGGGGGTGACTGCTGTGGTGACTGATGTATCTGgatgtctttgtgtttctgagTGCAGCGaggtctctttctctctgtatgTTTCTCAGCACTTCACAGCTCCCCGTGAGCACCCAGAATTAGCTACTGGCCAAGATAGTTCTTGGCTGCTTTAGAGGTTGCCCTTCTGCTCTCACTCTGCTAAGACAGCTTGTCACTCTTCTCTTTTGACAGTCTGCCAGCAGTGAACGCATCCCTCCAGCTTTGGAGAAACTCAAAGGTGAGTTGATGTACCTAGAGGACGAACTCCTCTGTGTTAGCACGTGCGGATGCTCCTGTCcagctcttccctctcctcagcaGTGGGCAAAGGCAGGCTCACAGCTCGATACTCTGAAAGTGCTGATTTCACTTGCTTGGCTGGGAACAGAGCTTTATCTCTGGAGTGTGGAGATGAGGTCCTGCGCCCTGCCTGTTGGGGTGCTTAGCGGTGTCAGCCATGGGTTCCTGGGACACTGTCCCTCTGCCTTGGACCTCCCAGGCCCAGTGGGACAATGGTACTGGGGGTACTCACCTGCAAAAGTGAGTTTCTGGCTGTCCTAATGTATAGCAAGAATGTGCACGGAAGGCAGAGAATGGAGACAGGCACCACATGTTACTTCTTTCCCTCCTTACTCAATATTTTTGGGTGATTCAGAGGGTTTCATTTGCTTTGGGGGTGGGAGATTCACTCCCACCATTGAGagtgcaatttattttttcctaaattcttTTGGTGCAAAGTATCACTGCAGCCAAAGAGAGCTGAGAAGATCCTGATtatatgtggggtttttttcttttagaaatgtCATTTCACTGAAATCGAAACTTTCCACAAGAACCTGCCaatttttctaaatttcatttaggaaaaaaagagtttcaaTCTGAATGGAGCAACTTAAAAAGCATATTCTGAACTTCCAAactattattttacttttacatTCCACGTTAATGCTATCAATAAGAATATCCCTTTTTAAAGATGGCCAAGTCAAAAAGAAATTTGCAGCTCTCTTGACAATTTTTGCTAgatctgaaaatgtatttatttttcccttgagGATTTTGCTTAATAggaaagttaatttattttcaagtttattCTGAtactgaatgaaaacaaattttagaaATATCAAAATTCTCTGGAAAGGGCAGTTCCAGTACCCATCAACTCCCATATCAATAAATTTTGTAATCTATTGCTTAGGGGCAGGGGAGCTGTCATTTTAACTGGATGCTCAGTGCTCTGATCACAGGATATTTTAGCAGAAGCTCTCTGGGCTGGCTTCTCCATGGACTGTACGGCTAATGTCTTCCCTATTTTTGTGCAGGGCAGAAGGAACAGTCAACGGCAAAGGAAGCGAGGAAGGCAGCACACTTAACAGGTACGTGCCGAGGGGCCAGCAAGATGTGGGAGCAGGGGACGTGTGGCTCAGCGAGTGGGTGGCATGGCTGTAGTTGTGAGGAGCCCACCTTGCACGGgctctcctgttttcctttggtAACACGTGCGCTCCGGCAGCGGGAAGTTACACCCCAGCTCAAATCTTTCCGTCACTTGGGCTTTTCAGTGAGGGCTCTGTTTGTTcgtttggtttttggttggcGTCTGGGCTGTGCGGGGCAGAAGGCTGTCACAAGCGGCTGGCGTTGAGCGAGGGGAAGGCGAGAGCTCCCACCAGCGCGAGGTCGGGGCAGACTTTCCGCGTTGCAGACAAGGGTTTGGACAACAGTTGActtgttgtgtgggttttgctCAGGTCCCACTCCCTGTCAGAACTGCATGTACTTACCACACTTGTCCTGTTTTGGCTTCCAGGGAACCCAGCCCAGCGAGACCTCCCTCTGGAGTGGGAGCCCATCTCCGGCCATGCCTTCACCAACGGCGTTGAGTACCGCGATCAGGGCCTCGTCATCAATGAGACCGGCCTGTACTTCGTGTATTCCAACGTGCTTTTCCGGGGCAGcgtctgcagcagcagccagatgTTAACCCACATTGTCTACAAGAAAAACCCGGCCTCACCAGGCAGCCATGTGCTGATGGAGGACAAAGGCATCAACTACTGTACAAGTCAGAAAACATGGGCCCGGAAAAGCTACCTGGGGGCTCTATTCAAGCTCAGGAAGATGGACAGTTTGCACGTCAACGTCTCCAAAATTGCTCTGGTTAATTTTGAGGAATCCAAGACATTCTTTGGCTTATTTAAACTTTAAATGGGGTTGTTGGATCATGGCCGGCAGTGCCCCACACACACTGGGACGTGTGAGGGGTGAGTGCTGGCTGCGCAGCAGTGGCCAAGCCAGGGTCTCGCACCACAAAGCTCACCAAGAAACCATATTTTGCCCTTCGTTGTGAGAGGGCTCAAGCAACTGGTAAAGTCTTGAAAGCTGACCTCTGGGAAGCACCAGGGCTGGACTGGGTCAACCTGAAGAAAATTGCACATTATCCCcctctagggaaaaaaaaaaaaaaagaaaaacagaaaaaacccaacgaACTCAAAATGCAGTGTGCTGGAGACCCTGTTGAAACTCACTACTTGCTACCTGAGAAGATGCTGGTACCAGTGGCCCCACATGGCACCATGGCCTTGGTGAGCCTGGGACAGCTGGCGGGCGCTGAGGAAGCCCCGTGAGCCAGGGCTGTGGGTGCCTGGGCTGTGCCGTGCCACGCGTGGGCAGCGGCGCGGGCAGGAGTTGTGTGGGGGGCCTCAACTGCCCTTCCCAAGCCGCGGCCGGCCACCCTGCCTGGGCATTGGGCACTGACTGCTGAACAACAGGCACCTGCCTTCTGGCTGGCTCATTACGTGTGAtatgttcatt encodes:
- the FASLG gene encoding tumor necrosis factor ligand superfamily member 6; amino-acid sequence: MQAYKGRAGSSPRAQSGAAQEVFGCRMEDNAKHVQPIPLPAMQQNLNYVYPQIFWVDGCANTSASCPSAPPVAPLPPPVPDRRRKPRNNRERRSVGFLVVSLLILVALTGVGLSMFQIFHLEKELAELRESASSERIPPALEKLKGQKEQSTAKEARKAAHLTGNPAQRDLPLEWEPISGHAFTNGVEYRDQGLVINETGLYFVYSNVLFRGSVCSSSQMLTHIVYKKNPASPGSHVLMEDKGINYCTSQKTWARKSYLGALFKLRKMDSLHVNVSKIALVNFEESKTFFGLFKL